The following are encoded in a window of Amycolatopsis lexingtonensis genomic DNA:
- a CDS encoding TetR/AcrR family transcriptional regulator, with protein sequence MARPRSFDEAAVLRTARDQFWETGYAGTKVDDIAAATGLGKGSLYGAFGDKHALFLRVFDHYCAKSADGVREQLEGPDETAYQRLGDHVRAIAESVAADRARRGCLIAKSTAECAEHDEAVAARSRQLFREMQDHLTACIAGAQRAGDIDAGADPGHLAGLVLAVLRGLEALGKGGVEPAGIRAIAETAIAVLPRP encoded by the coding sequence ATGGCCAGACCCCGGAGCTTCGACGAAGCGGCAGTCCTGCGCACCGCACGGGACCAGTTCTGGGAGACCGGCTACGCAGGCACGAAGGTCGACGACATCGCCGCCGCGACCGGCCTCGGCAAGGGCAGCCTCTACGGCGCCTTCGGCGACAAGCACGCGCTCTTCCTGCGCGTCTTCGACCACTACTGCGCGAAATCGGCCGACGGCGTGCGAGAACAGCTCGAAGGCCCCGACGAGACGGCCTATCAGCGGCTCGGCGACCACGTGCGGGCGATCGCCGAGTCGGTCGCCGCCGACCGGGCACGGCGGGGGTGCCTGATCGCGAAGAGCACGGCCGAATGCGCGGAGCACGACGAGGCGGTCGCGGCCCGCAGCCGGCAGCTGTTCCGCGAAATGCAGGACCACCTGACGGCGTGCATCGCGGGCGCCCAGCGCGCGGGCGACATCGACGCCGGCGCGGACCCCGGCCACCTGGCCGGGCTCGTGCTGGCCGTCTTGCGCGGCCTCGAAGCGCTGGGCAAGGGCGGCGTCGAGCCGGCGGGCATCCGCGCGATCGCCGAGACCGCGATCGCCGTGCTGCCCCGGCCGTGA